A stretch of the Planctomycetota bacterium genome encodes the following:
- a CDS encoding ABC transporter ATP-binding protein has protein sequence MEGEAADSSASSSAGPGTQPNTGTAGGAASGSHDPGRPVLRVDNLRKSFDGREVLRGVTLEVMPGETMVIMGGSGSGKSTLLRLIIGSLRNDAGSIEVFGQDICGLSEEELNKVRLKFGILFQSGALFQSMTVAENVALPLQEHTRLSQEIIDIQVKIKLEQVQMRHAADLYPAQISGGMKKRAGLARAMALDPQLLFCDEPSAGLDPVTSAQIDRLLLDLTKKIGIACVVVTHEMDSAFTIADRMAMLDKGRMLAVEPRGWFERVRDAEDVEGLSDDELLIRQFLRGAAEGPLSERQGASNWEADILGSRPGVPGLRSVEPSRMVPRTEDEGIFQKLRRVLES, from the coding sequence GTGGAGGGTGAAGCCGCCGATTCCAGCGCCAGTTCCAGCGCCGGACCCGGCACCCAGCCCAACACCGGGACTGCCGGCGGGGCGGCGAGCGGATCGCACGACCCGGGCCGGCCTGTGCTGCGCGTGGACAACCTCCGCAAGAGCTTCGACGGCCGCGAGGTGCTCCGCGGCGTGACGCTCGAGGTCATGCCGGGCGAGACCATGGTCATCATGGGCGGCTCGGGCTCGGGCAAGAGCACGCTGCTGCGGCTGATCATCGGCTCGCTTAGGAATGATGCAGGCTCGATCGAGGTGTTCGGGCAGGACATCTGCGGGCTGTCGGAGGAGGAGCTCAACAAGGTCCGCCTGAAGTTCGGCATCCTGTTCCAGAGCGGTGCGCTGTTCCAGTCGATGACCGTGGCCGAGAACGTCGCGCTGCCGCTGCAGGAGCACACGCGGCTGAGCCAGGAGATCATCGACATCCAGGTGAAGATCAAGCTCGAGCAGGTGCAGATGCGGCACGCCGCCGACCTGTATCCGGCCCAGATCTCGGGCGGCATGAAGAAGCGTGCGGGATTGGCGCGGGCGATGGCGCTGGATCCGCAGCTGCTGTTCTGCGACGAACCCAGCGCCGGGCTCGACCCGGTGACCAGCGCGCAGATCGATAGGCTGCTGCTCGACCTGACCAAGAAGATCGGCATCGCGTGCGTCGTGGTGACCCACGAGATGGACTCGGCCTTCACCATCGCCGACCGCATGGCGATGCTCGACAAGGGCCGGATGCTCGCCGTCGAGCCACGCGGCTGGTTCGAGCGCGTGCGGGACGCCGAAGACGTCGAGGGCCTGTCCGACGACGAGCTGCTGATCCGCCAGTTCCTCCGTGGTGCGGCCGAGGGCCCGCTGTCCGAGCGGCAGGGCGCATCGAATTGGGAGGCCGACATCCTGGGCTCCCGCCCGGGCGTGCCGGGGTTGCGCAGCGTCGAGCCCTCGCGTATGGTTCCGCGGACGGAGGACGAGGGCATCTTCCAGAAGCTGCGGCGGGTGCTCGAGTCCTAG
- a CDS encoding insulinase family protein has translation MLHATRLVAVQVLAVLAVAAAPAVAQDLPEDPRIVRGTLDNGMDYVVVPNAEPPGRVNLWLHVHSGSLNETEEQRGLAHFLEHMAFNGSTNFPPGTVVPFFQEMGLSFGRHQNAVTGFDRTGYTLTLPNTEDETIRRGMRFLSDVAYELLLLDSEIDKERSIILEERRAILSPQQRILYDLIERIAPGSTFGQRIPIGTEEVITQARRDRFVDYYQRWYVPTNMTAVVVGDIEPDAMVELVDEFFDRGPPAGRDARRPEPRPVGVTETEGYTAIIAADPEETREEVAINFIAPPGAPVTTEAGYRDDLVRSLALRMMNDRLDDAISQGRLGMLSGSVSSSDFAGAIRWTQAAGRAEPGSWSMVLQELGTEIRRATLHGFSERELEDARRDLIAAAERAAEAEPTLPSGAVLSIVTEALASGEPVPSGAQRLELVAEMAPTITLEEASERFAELFEFESAVFTLQTREDESLPSEEVLLGTGVMVVRTLFPPPFEEEARATAILDEQPEPGVIAERTLHQPTNVTSAWLGNGVRVHVRPMTEREEFVSVSVQLYGGLVFEDASNRGITDAAAIALQRPSGGGLSSTQIDDLLTGLKVGVGGGSGPDGLQLSISGSPADMQAGFELAHVLLTEPAIEQAAFDQWKRRQAQTLQTIDRVPQGVALKAILEAMFPEGEVRPRLLTTERLEALELDAAQAWLERAIAASPMEVAIVGDVDVETALGWAATYFGSLAERPRVSARTNRAERTIPRPEGPRVVRREPELATPQAFLVSGYYGVDEADIDDRRAMQMAARILSTRLIEKIREEEGLAYSPSAINRPATTFPGYGMFFVQAPTDPERVDELSAALGAMFDEFAADGPTSEEVEVAIGQLQNVHDESVRAPGYWLSRLRQAEYLGRSLDEVARTREAYAEFDAGAIREAFGRYHGEPNRIEVIVRPVSPEEAPDETDG, from the coding sequence ATGCTGCACGCCACTCGACTCGTCGCCGTTCAGGTCCTCGCCGTGCTCGCCGTTGCGGCCGCGCCCGCGGTCGCCCAGGATCTGCCCGAAGACCCCCGCATCGTCCGCGGCACGCTCGACAACGGCATGGACTACGTCGTCGTGCCCAACGCCGAGCCGCCTGGCCGGGTCAACCTGTGGCTGCACGTGCACTCGGGCTCGCTCAACGAGACCGAGGAGCAGCGGGGGCTGGCCCACTTCCTCGAGCACATGGCCTTCAACGGCTCGACCAACTTCCCGCCCGGCACCGTCGTGCCGTTCTTCCAGGAGATGGGCCTGAGCTTCGGTCGCCACCAGAACGCGGTGACGGGCTTCGACCGCACGGGCTACACGCTCACGCTGCCCAACACCGAGGACGAGACCATCCGCCGCGGCATGCGCTTCCTGAGCGATGTGGCGTACGAGCTGCTGCTGCTGGACTCCGAGATCGACAAGGAGCGGTCGATCATCCTCGAGGAGAGGCGGGCCATCCTGTCGCCCCAGCAGCGGATCCTCTACGACCTCATCGAGCGGATCGCGCCGGGGTCGACCTTCGGCCAGCGGATCCCCATCGGCACCGAGGAGGTCATCACGCAGGCCCGTCGCGATCGCTTCGTCGACTACTACCAGCGGTGGTACGTGCCGACCAACATGACCGCGGTGGTGGTGGGGGACATCGAGCCCGACGCGATGGTCGAGCTCGTCGATGAGTTCTTCGATCGCGGGCCACCGGCCGGCCGCGACGCGAGGCGGCCCGAGCCTCGCCCGGTGGGCGTGACCGAGACCGAAGGCTACACCGCCATCATCGCGGCCGACCCGGAGGAAACCCGCGAGGAGGTGGCGATCAACTTCATCGCGCCGCCCGGTGCCCCGGTCACGACCGAGGCCGGCTACCGCGACGACCTCGTCCGCTCGCTGGCGCTCCGCATGATGAATGACCGTTTGGACGACGCCATCTCGCAGGGCCGGCTCGGCATGCTGAGCGGCTCGGTGAGCTCGTCGGACTTCGCCGGCGCGATCCGCTGGACGCAGGCGGCCGGCCGCGCCGAGCCGGGTAGCTGGTCCATGGTCCTGCAGGAGCTGGGCACCGAGATCCGCCGGGCCACGCTGCACGGCTTCAGCGAGCGGGAGCTCGAGGATGCGCGGCGAGACCTGATCGCCGCGGCCGAGCGCGCCGCCGAGGCCGAGCCCACGCTGCCCTCGGGCGCCGTGCTATCCATCGTGACCGAGGCCCTCGCGTCGGGTGAGCCCGTGCCCAGCGGCGCGCAGCGGCTCGAGCTCGTGGCCGAGATGGCGCCGACGATCACGCTCGAGGAGGCCAGCGAACGATTCGCCGAGCTGTTCGAGTTCGAGTCGGCCGTCTTCACGCTGCAGACCAGGGAGGACGAATCGCTGCCCAGCGAGGAGGTGCTGCTCGGCACGGGCGTGATGGTCGTGCGCACGTTGTTCCCGCCGCCGTTCGAGGAGGAGGCTCGGGCGACGGCGATCCTCGACGAGCAGCCCGAGCCGGGCGTCATCGCCGAGCGGACGCTGCACCAGCCCACGAACGTGACGAGTGCGTGGCTCGGCAACGGCGTCCGCGTCCACGTGCGGCCCATGACCGAGCGCGAGGAGTTCGTGTCGGTGTCGGTGCAGCTCTACGGCGGGCTGGTGTTCGAGGACGCGTCGAATAGAGGCATCACCGATGCGGCGGCGATCGCACTCCAGCGGCCCTCGGGCGGCGGACTCTCGAGCACCCAGATCGACGACCTGCTGACCGGGCTCAAGGTCGGCGTCGGCGGCGGCTCGGGCCCCGACGGGCTGCAGCTCTCGATCAGCGGCAGCCCCGCCGACATGCAGGCGGGATTCGAGCTCGCCCACGTGCTGCTCACCGAGCCCGCCATCGAGCAGGCCGCCTTCGACCAGTGGAAGCGCAGGCAGGCCCAGACGCTCCAGACCATCGACCGCGTGCCGCAGGGCGTGGCGCTCAAGGCGATCCTCGAGGCGATGTTCCCCGAGGGCGAGGTCCGCCCCAGGCTGCTCACGACCGAGCGGCTCGAGGCGCTCGAGCTCGACGCCGCGCAGGCCTGGCTCGAGCGCGCCATCGCGGCGAGCCCGATGGAGGTCGCCATCGTCGGCGATGTCGACGTCGAGACCGCGCTCGGCTGGGCGGCGACCTACTTCGGCTCGCTGGCCGAGCGTCCGCGCGTGTCGGCGCGGACCAACCGCGCCGAGCGGACGATACCGCGGCCCGAGGGCCCGCGGGTGGTTCGCCGCGAGCCCGAGCTCGCGACGCCGCAGGCATTCCTCGTCTCGGGCTACTACGGCGTGGACGAGGCCGACATCGACGATCGCCGTGCGATGCAGATGGCCGCCCGCATCCTGTCGACGCGGCTGATCGAGAAGATCCGCGAGGAGGAGGGACTGGCCTACAGCCCTAGCGCCATCAACCGGCCCGCGACGACCTTCCCGGGCTACGGCATGTTCTTCGTGCAGGCACCCACCGATCCCGAGCGGGTCGATGAGCTATCAGCGGCGCTCGGCGCGATGTTCGACGAGTTTGCCGCCGATGGTCCGACGAGCGAGGAGGTCGAGGTCGCCATCGGCCAGCTGCAGAACGTGCACGACGAGTCGGTCCGCGCGCCGGGCTACTGGCTCTCGCGGCTCCGCCAGGCGGAGTACCTGGGCCGCTCGCTCGACGAGGTGGCGCGGACGCGGGAGGCCTACGCCGAGTTCGATGCCGGGGCGATCCGTGAGGCGTTCGGTCGCTACCACGGCGAGCCGAACCGCATCGAGGTCATCGTCCGGCCCGTCTCGCCCGAGGAGGCCCCGGACGAGACGGACGGCTGA
- a CDS encoding MlaD family protein — translation MPTPGGRNAIVGGFFIVVVGIAVAVTAVLSDAVAALEAKQRYTVEFPLDVNAGVLTSGADVRIGGSSVGSVADVRIDLQDGIPAWLLAEIEVDDDVSIYEDAIIQVEIPILGTGAAVNIVDPGVGNVDAPMGGDPLLAEGERIRGRASPGLLAQAGLTTDDIALIQESIENLARFSASANELLETNQPRIDEALELLARSMADVEAIIADVRVRVPEIGDRVDGTLETAEGAVAEWRTLAEQLEARADEIEQILAEARALLADNRPKIDGIIDNVADVAERTNTEVLPGIERASADASQTMADLQALLEQEAPGIRRTLANLRLASDQAKLTMLEVRRSPWRLLQTPSTRELESELVYDAARSFAQAASDLRSASDSLLALSTDEDGPVDLGDRQAAIERLQQELVDTFGRFRDAEQRLLDEVLEVGG, via the coding sequence ATGCCGACACCGGGTGGGCGCAACGCGATCGTGGGCGGGTTCTTCATCGTCGTCGTCGGCATCGCGGTCGCGGTGACGGCCGTCCTCTCCGACGCCGTCGCGGCGCTCGAGGCCAAGCAACGCTACACCGTCGAATTCCCGCTGGATGTCAACGCCGGCGTGCTCACCTCGGGCGCCGACGTGCGGATCGGCGGCTCCTCGGTGGGCAGCGTGGCGGACGTGCGGATCGACCTGCAGGATGGCATACCGGCGTGGCTGCTCGCCGAGATCGAGGTCGACGACGACGTGTCGATCTACGAGGACGCCATCATCCAGGTCGAGATCCCCATCTTGGGTACGGGCGCGGCCGTCAACATCGTCGATCCGGGCGTGGGCAACGTGGACGCGCCCATGGGCGGCGATCCGCTGCTGGCCGAGGGCGAGCGCATCCGAGGCCGCGCCAGCCCGGGGCTGCTGGCCCAGGCCGGCCTGACTACCGACGACATCGCCCTCATCCAGGAGTCCATCGAGAATCTGGCCCGCTTCTCGGCCAGCGCGAACGAGCTGCTGGAGACCAACCAGCCGCGGATCGACGAGGCGCTCGAGCTGCTCGCGCGGTCGATGGCCGACGTCGAGGCGATCATCGCCGACGTCCGCGTGCGCGTGCCCGAGATCGGCGACCGCGTGGATGGCACGCTGGAGACGGCCGAGGGCGCCGTGGCCGAGTGGCGGACGCTGGCCGAGCAGCTCGAGGCCCGCGCCGACGAGATCGAGCAGATCCTCGCCGAGGCGCGGGCGCTGCTGGCGGACAACCGCCCCAAGATCGACGGCATCATCGACAACGTCGCCGACGTCGCCGAGCGGACCAACACCGAGGTGCTGCCCGGCATCGAGCGGGCGAGCGCCGACGCCTCGCAGACGATGGCCGATCTGCAGGCGCTGCTGGAGCAGGAGGCGCCGGGCATCCGCCGCACGCTGGCGAATCTGCGGCTGGCCAGCGACCAGGCGAAGCTGACGATGCTCGAGGTCCGCCGCAGCCCGTGGCGGCTGCTGCAGACGCCCTCGACGCGGGAGCTCGAGAGCGAGCTGGTCTACGACGCCGCCCGCAGCTTCGCGCAGGCCGCCAGCGATCTGCGGTCGGCTAGCGACTCGCTGCTCGCGCTGAGCACCGACGAGGACGGTCCGGTCGACCTGGGCGACCGCCAGGCCGCCATCGAGCGTCTGCAGCAGGAACTCGTCGACACCTTCGGCCGCTTCCGCGACGCCGAGCAGCGGCTTCTGGACGAGGTCCTCGAGGTCGGCGGCTAG
- a CDS encoding YtxH domain-containing protein, producing the protein MHIEWKQAASCVSSKTLLALLCGTGIGLASCEQAEDTTEDAVEQAEDAAEEAGDAVEDAADEVGDAIEDPTGGAGG; encoded by the coding sequence ATGCACATCGAGTGGAAGCAGGCGGCCTCGTGCGTCTCGAGCAAAACGCTCCTGGCGCTGCTGTGCGGGACGGGCATCGGCCTGGCGTCGTGCGAGCAGGCCGAGGACACGACCGAGGATGCCGTCGAGCAGGCCGAGGACGCCGCCGAAGAGGCCGGCGATGCCGTGGAGGACGCCGCGGACGAGGTCGGCGACGCCATCGAGGATCCCACCGGCGGCGCCGGAGGCTGA
- a CDS encoding cupin domain-containing protein, whose protein sequence is MPRYTLHTLGDLPTDHPMPLLDRRRIIGERMMISEVVLHEGFRIDTHSHPNEQMVVMLEGRAEFTVGDPGERVLVQAGQVLELPGNVPHSCTALERCRILDLFSPVSEGTGVDAAGGAAGS, encoded by the coding sequence ATGCCCAGGTACACGCTCCACACGCTCGGCGACCTGCCCACCGATCATCCCATGCCGCTGCTCGACCGCCGGCGGATCATCGGCGAGCGGATGATGATCAGCGAGGTGGTCCTGCACGAGGGCTTCCGCATCGACACGCACAGCCACCCCAACGAGCAGATGGTGGTGATGCTCGAGGGCCGGGCCGAGTTCACGGTGGGCGACCCCGGCGAGCGGGTCCTTGTGCAGGCGGGCCAGGTGCTCGAGTTGCCCGGCAACGTGCCGCACTCGTGCACCGCGCTCGAGCGGTGCCGCATCCTGGACCTGTTCAGTCCGGTGAGCGAGGGGACGGGGGTGGATGCGGCGGGCGGTGCGGCGGGAAGCTAG
- a CDS encoding cysteine desulfurase family protein, with product MKAYLDNNATTRPLPEVVSAMSEALEHCWANPSSIHRPGQTARARVEKARRAMADLLGVGPREVVFCSGGTESCQIAIRGALGRPDFESPTPWRTMVTSPVEHSAVRDLAKSFGECDGHEVRWLPVDGRGVVDVEAARGVITEGVCLVSLQWVNNETGAVQPVEEIGEMARAAGALMHVDGTQWVGRMPANLQDMPFDMLTCSAHKFHGPKGVGVLWIRRGVKLCKLTPGSQELGRRGGTENVPGIVGLGVAASQAAEWLADEGHRERIAAQRDRLEREILGRVPGASVNGSVGPHCRLYNTTNIALPGVDAEIILLTLAEMGVCASAGSACSSGSLEPSPVLCAMGVDTRLAAGSLRLSLSRFTTDDEVSQAADAIAEAWRVVTAAI from the coding sequence TTGAAGGCCTACCTGGACAACAACGCGACGACGCGGCCGCTGCCCGAGGTGGTGTCGGCGATGTCCGAGGCCCTGGAGCACTGCTGGGCCAACCCCTCGAGCATCCACCGCCCGGGGCAGACCGCCCGGGCCCGGGTCGAGAAGGCCCGGCGGGCGATGGCCGACCTGCTGGGCGTCGGTCCGCGGGAGGTGGTGTTCTGCTCGGGGGGCACCGAGTCGTGCCAGATCGCCATCCGCGGGGCGCTGGGGCGTCCGGACTTCGAGTCGCCCACTCCCTGGCGGACGATGGTGACCTCGCCGGTCGAGCACTCGGCGGTGCGGGATCTGGCCAAGTCCTTCGGCGAGTGCGACGGCCACGAGGTCCGCTGGCTGCCGGTTGACGGGCGGGGCGTCGTCGACGTGGAGGCCGCCCGCGGGGTGATCACCGAGGGCGTGTGCCTCGTCAGCCTGCAGTGGGTCAACAACGAGACCGGGGCGGTGCAGCCCGTCGAGGAGATCGGCGAGATGGCGCGGGCGGCGGGTGCGCTGATGCACGTCGACGGCACGCAGTGGGTCGGTCGGATGCCCGCCAACCTGCAGGACATGCCCTTCGACATGCTGACGTGCTCGGCCCACAAGTTCCACGGGCCGAAGGGCGTGGGCGTGCTGTGGATCCGCCGCGGCGTGAAGCTGTGCAAGCTGACGCCCGGCTCGCAGGAGCTCGGCCGGCGCGGCGGCACCGAGAACGTGCCGGGCATCGTCGGGCTGGGCGTGGCCGCGTCGCAGGCGGCCGAGTGGCTCGCCGACGAGGGCCACCGCGAGCGCATCGCGGCGCAGCGGGATCGCCTGGAGCGCGAGATCCTGGGGCGCGTGCCGGGCGCGTCGGTCAACGGGTCGGTCGGTCCGCACTGCCGGCTGTACAACACGACCAACATCGCGCTGCCCGGCGTCGACGCCGAGATCATCCTGCTGACGCTGGCCGAGATGGGCGTGTGCGCGTCGGCGGGGTCGGCGTGCAGCAGCGGCTCGCTGGAGCCCAGCCCGGTGCTGTGCGCGATGGGCGTCGACACGCGGCTGGCCGCGGGCTCGCTTCGGCTGAGCCTGTCGCGCTTCACGACCGATGATGAGGTGTCGCAGGCGGCCGACGCCATCGCCGAGGCGTGGCGGGTGGTGACGGCGGCGATCTGA
- a CDS encoding glutamine synthetase III produces the protein MHSGTTMETERTEPSSSRHSASAGQFSHAEHAFAQDVFTDALMQRRLPSDVYKKLQNTINHGASLDPGIADAVAVAIKDWAVDNGATHFTHWFQPLTGLTAEKHDTFVKPDGRGGAISELVGQSLVQGEPDASSFPSGGLRSTFEARGYTAWDATSPVFLSRFGDTVTLCIPTAFVSWTGEALDKKTPLLRSMDAISTQALRVLRALGDDRGATRVFSTVGAEQEYFLVDEELAQSRSDLLVCGRTVLGNQPLKGQKLDDHYFGAIPERVLSFMSEVEHILYRKGVPVATRHNEVAPGQYEIAAHFEAANVACDRQMLVMETLRRVAPRHGFRCLLHEKPFAGINGSGKHVNWSLATDEGRNLLAPKDDPHQNTTFHAFLAAVVRAVDLHGDLLRASIAGAGNDHRLGANEAPPAIISIFMGDMLTDLIEQFQGDGTATSSRSGQAMDLGAQTLPEFVRDSGDRNRTSPFAFTGNKFEFRAVGSSAAIALPVTVLNAVVADSLRYIADRLEGEGDPGDKLRSVIKDVFREHQRIIFNGDNYTKEWEEEAERRGLPNIRATPQAVRAFASDKNTMLFDSLEILSPGETLSRAHIYAEKYTSQIRIEALTLRDMIRGLVLPAATRQIRELSETAASLEAADLDPASTMGDLEEMAALADKLRSSLAALDQAIHVQRDDPFDDADIVREELVPAMEDVREHADAIELRVSDDLWPIADYNNMLSTV, from the coding sequence ATGCACAGCGGGACGACGATGGAGACCGAACGCACCGAACCCTCTTCTTCGCGGCACTCGGCATCGGCGGGGCAATTCTCGCACGCCGAGCACGCCTTCGCGCAGGACGTGTTCACCGATGCGCTAATGCAGCGGCGGCTGCCCAGCGACGTCTACAAGAAGCTCCAGAACACGATCAACCACGGCGCATCGCTCGATCCGGGCATCGCCGATGCCGTCGCCGTCGCCATCAAGGACTGGGCGGTCGACAACGGCGCGACCCACTTCACCCACTGGTTCCAGCCGCTGACCGGGCTGACCGCCGAGAAGCACGACACCTTCGTCAAGCCCGACGGTCGGGGCGGGGCCATCAGCGAACTCGTCGGCCAGAGCCTCGTGCAGGGCGAGCCCGACGCCTCGAGCTTCCCCTCGGGCGGGCTGCGATCGACCTTTGAGGCCCGCGGCTACACCGCGTGGGACGCGACGAGCCCGGTCTTCCTGTCCCGCTTCGGCGACACCGTCACGCTGTGCATCCCCACCGCCTTCGTGAGCTGGACGGGCGAGGCCCTCGACAAGAAGACGCCGCTGCTGCGCTCGATGGACGCCATCAGCACCCAGGCGCTCCGCGTGCTGCGGGCGTTGGGCGACGACCGCGGCGCGACGCGGGTGTTCTCGACCGTCGGCGCCGAGCAGGAGTACTTCCTGGTCGACGAGGAACTCGCGCAGAGCCGCAGCGACCTGCTGGTATGCGGGCGGACGGTGCTGGGCAACCAGCCGCTCAAGGGCCAGAAGCTCGACGACCATTACTTCGGCGCCATCCCCGAGCGGGTGCTGTCGTTCATGAGCGAGGTGGAGCACATCCTGTACCGCAAGGGCGTGCCCGTGGCCACGCGGCACAACGAGGTGGCACCCGGGCAGTACGAGATCGCGGCCCACTTCGAGGCCGCCAACGTCGCCTGCGATCGCCAGATGCTCGTCATGGAGACGCTGCGGCGGGTGGCCCCGCGGCACGGCTTCCGCTGCCTGCTGCACGAGAAACCCTTCGCGGGCATCAACGGCAGCGGCAAGCACGTCAACTGGTCGCTGGCGACCGACGAGGGCCGCAACCTGCTGGCGCCCAAGGACGACCCGCACCAGAACACGACCTTCCACGCCTTCCTGGCGGCCGTCGTTCGCGCGGTGGACCTGCACGGCGACCTGCTGCGGGCCTCCATCGCCGGCGCGGGAAACGACCATCGACTCGGCGCCAACGAGGCGCCGCCCGCGATCATCAGCATCTTCATGGGCGACATGCTCACCGACCTGATCGAGCAGTTCCAGGGCGACGGCACCGCCACCAGCTCCCGCTCGGGCCAGGCCATGGACCTCGGCGCCCAGACCCTGCCCGAGTTCGTCCGCGATAGCGGCGATCGCAACCGCACCAGCCCGTTCGCCTTCACGGGCAACAAGTTCGAATTCCGGGCCGTGGGCTCGTCGGCCGCCATCGCGCTGCCCGTCACCGTGCTCAACGCCGTCGTGGCCGACTCGCTGCGGTACATCGCCGACCGGCTGGAGGGCGAGGGCGACCCGGGCGACAAGCTGCGGAGCGTGATCAAGGACGTCTTCCGCGAGCACCAGCGGATCATCTTCAACGGCGACAACTACACCAAGGAGTGGGAGGAAGAGGCCGAGCGCCGCGGGCTGCCCAACATCCGCGCCACGCCGCAGGCCGTCCGCGCCTTCGCCAGCGACAAGAACACGATGCTGTTCGACAGCCTCGAGATCCTCTCGCCGGGCGAAACACTCAGCCGCGCGCACATCTACGCCGAGAAGTACACCAGCCAGATCCGCATCGAGGCGCTCACGCTGCGGGATATGATCCGCGGGCTGGTGCTGCCGGCGGCCACGCGGCAGATCCGCGAGCTGTCCGAGACAGCCGCCTCGCTCGAGGCCGCCGATCTGGATCCCGCCTCCACCATGGGCGATCTCGAGGAGATGGCCGCGCTGGCCGACAAGCTGCGGTCGTCGCTCGCCGCGCTCGACCAGGCCATCCACGTGCAGCGGGACGATCCCTTCGACGACGCCGACATCGTCCGCGAGGAGCTCGTGCCGGCCATGGAGGACGTCCGCGAGCACGCCGACGCGATCGAGCTGCGGGTCTCCGACGATCTGTGGCCCATCGCCGACTACAACAACATGCTCAGCACCGTCTGA
- a CDS encoding DUF1328 domain-containing protein translates to MLGWAIAFLVVAIIAAVFGFGNIAAAATGIARVLFFIFIVLFVLSLLARLFKGRK, encoded by the coding sequence ATGCTCGGCTGGGCGATCGCGTTCCTGGTCGTCGCGATCATCGCGGCGGTCTTCGGCTTCGGCAACATCGCGGCGGCGGCAACCGGCATCGCCCGCGTGCTGTTCTTCATCTTCATCGTGCTCTTCGTGCTGAGCCTGCTGGCCAGGCTGTTCAAGGGCAGGAAGTAG
- a CDS encoding DUF4190 domain-containing protein, with protein MSDTFSQPMDMPGHQPEYLEPKTSVLAIVAFVASLLGFVLCCVPVVGMVGTLGLVLGAIALISISMSDGRKKGTGFAIAAVVLGLIAGAINVAMIIGGNWVFQQYTRYGEVVTAIEAGDLGTVQSYMHSDTRSGVDAQRLSEYGSALDAAWGPSAAPPKGPFEFFARFGEVGSTMSTAQIEVQSEYPPPNWTIMPLPVAFDRGTAVMFIVADQRNQQPAPSQLPAAHNMAITAPDGSLLWLLSTPGGTPAAGPGTPAPPAPADPPAAGGDEGGGGQDGGDEGGEPGDGGGG; from the coding sequence ATGAGCGACACCTTCTCGCAGCCGATGGACATGCCGGGCCACCAGCCGGAGTACCTCGAGCCCAAGACGAGCGTGCTGGCGATCGTCGCGTTCGTGGCCTCGCTGCTGGGCTTCGTGCTCTGCTGCGTGCCGGTCGTAGGCATGGTGGGCACGCTGGGCCTCGTGCTCGGGGCCATCGCCCTGATCTCGATCTCGATGTCCGACGGCCGCAAGAAGGGCACGGGCTTCGCGATCGCCGCCGTCGTGCTGGGCCTGATCGCCGGCGCGATCAACGTGGCGATGATCATCGGCGGCAACTGGGTGTTTCAGCAGTACACGCGATACGGCGAGGTTGTCACCGCGATCGAAGCCGGGGACCTGGGCACGGTGCAGAGCTACATGCACTCGGACACCCGCAGCGGCGTCGATGCGCAGCGGTTGTCGGAGTATGGGTCGGCGCTGGATGCGGCGTGGGGTCCGTCGGCCGCTCCGCCGAAGGGGCCGTTCGAGTTCTTCGCGCGCTTCGGCGAGGTCGGATCGACGATGAGCACGGCGCAGATCGAGGTGCAGTCGGAGTATCCGCCGCCCAACTGGACGATCATGCCGCTGCCGGTGGCGTTCGATCGGGGCACGGCCGTGATGTTCATCGTGGCCGACCAGAGGAACCAGCAGCCGGCGCCTAGCCAGCTGCCGGCGGCCCACAACATGGCCATCACGGCTCCCGACGGCTCGCTGCTGTGGCTGCTCTCCACGCCCGGCGGCACGCCGGCGGCGGGGCCGGGCACGCCAGCGCCGCCCGCACCGGCGGACCCGCCGGCTGCCGGTGGAGACGAGGGCGGCGGAGGCCAGGACGGCGGGGACGAGGGCGGCGAGCCGGGCGATGGCGGGGGAGGCTGA